The following DNA comes from Rosa rugosa chromosome 5, drRosRugo1.1, whole genome shotgun sequence.
AAGCTTtagtaaatattttcttaatcataTCACCAAGGAGTGAATGATGCATCATTCTCTAAGTCATTAGTTTGTCATTCCTGTTACTTCACTATCTGAGTTCTGAATATTCTTAAGATGCCTAGTATTTTGTTGCAGTATattgtcttctttttcttcagcaACTTATTCCCACTCAAGTACAAGTCAAGATTGGTTATGGATGCGTAAAATTTCTTTAAGCTTTTCTTATTCGATGTTTTCAGATATTCCAACAGAAAAGGAACCCCTCGACTGGAATACAAGAATGAAGATTGCAGCTGGTGCAGCTAAGGGGTTAGAATATTTGCATGATAAAGCAAACCCGCCCGTTATATACAGAGACTTGAAATCCTCCAACATCCTTCTTGATGAAGACTTTCACCCAAAATTGTCTGATTTTGGGCTTGCAAAGCTAGGTCCTGTTGGTGATAAAACACATGTCTCCACGCGTGTGATGGGGACATATGGCTACTGTGCTCCAGAATATGCTATGACAGGCCAGCTTACTCTGAAATCCGATGTGTACAGTTTCGGAGTTGTCTTTCTCGAACTTATAACAGGACGAAAAGCTATTGATAACACCCGTGGTCCTGGAGAGCATAATCTTGTTGCATGGGTAAGCATTTGTTCTTGCCAACTTGACAATTCTTCAGTGTTGTAAAATATTTCTCTAATTAAGAGAAGCTTTTCTTCACaatttttttgttctcttttcATTTTGTCGACTATTTGGTCTGCAGGCACGACCACTTTTTAAAGATCGTAGGAAGTTCCCAAAAATGGCTGATCCACTACTACAGGGCCGTTATCCAATGCGGGGGCTTTACCAAGCTCTTGCTGTTGCAGCCATGTGCTTGCAGGAGCAAGCAGCTACAAGGCCTTTAATAGGAGATGTTGTGACTGCTCTTACATACTTGGCTTCTCAAACCTATGATCCAAATGCAGCTAGTGGTCACAGTAACAGAGTTGGTCCATCTACTCCTAGGCACAAGGACGATCGAAGGAACATGGGAGATGGGCTGGATAGCCCAGATGAGCCTGGACGAGGTGGACGGCATGGTAGCCATTCATACAGAAACTCACCTGATTTCAGAAGGAAAGATCCCAATAGGGACTTGGGTGCTGGTGTAGAATTAGGGAAGATTGAAACCGGTAGCGGCTCTGGGAGGAAATGGGGTCTAGATGGGTTAGAGCAACAAGATTCTCAGAGGGACAGCCCTGTAAGTGCTGGGAGAGCAAGGGAAACTCCGCGAAATCGTGATCTAGATAGAGAACGTGCGGTGGCTGAGGCGAAGGTTTGGGGCGAAAActggagagaaaagaaaagagcaaATGTGATGGGTGGTAGCTTTGATGGTACAAATGAGTAAATGCAATAACATGCCAAGCAAAATTTCTTATCTTCTGAGGAAAGCAGTGTTGTAAAGTTCTGAAGGTCATTGTGATGAAAGAGAAGAAATTGCAAGGGTGCACATCATCTTCTACAGTCTTGGTTTGCATCTTCCAAGGAAATAAGTGATCTTTCATCCTCCAACTTTGGCTGTTGTTTGCTTGTCATATGTCATTCTTGTAGTCGAGTATGGAAAGTGAATGCTTGGGAATTGTGGTAAAAAGGAAACGCAGGAAGAGAAAGGCATTGGAGGATGGGAAGGGATAGTGTCATGATTTGGGGGCATTTACAGGTCGCCCCCCCCAGCAAAATGGTTATGCAACATTGTTCATCTTTGTATTTAGGTTCTGATGCTCATATTACAATGGGGAGTCAGAACCATGTGTATTTTTGCCCCCATATGTTACAGTCTGTAAGTGGGGAAATTAGTGGGTTTGGTTTTGGATGTTGTTTCATCTTGTATTCATACAATCTCATGTATGGATTCCTGAGTCATGTTTCGGCCTATACAGAAATGTTTCATCCATTTGTTCTCTGTGTACATTTCTCTTCTTAATCCTTATCAAGTTATGTTACTAGTGCTCCTATGTCATCATTATTCAAGACTTGAAGTTAgcaaagaaacaataaaaaagttGCAATTGCAGCATGTTGGTTTTCATGGTTAAACTGTGTTATTCATTCCTTTTTGTTTTTCGGAGGAAAAGCCATTTGCAACCAAAGTTTCTGGGATGGGAGCCGCTTATAACCAAAGCTTTAAAGAAGGGACTCGAAGCAGTTGCCCAAAGGGTAACAATCTTGCAGTAATGACTTGTTCATAAGCTCAATCCTTGGCAGCTGCAGGACGACGTCAGCTTGGTGGAAACCCTCAAGGAGTCATAAGAAGACTGTCACTGGGATAGTCCGACCTGTGGATCTGACAAGCTCCTGCTCTTCCATTCTGAGGTTTCACATTGATGAGTAGTTAGTGATGTTGGCTGGTCCTGAAAGTGGTTCAATTGGCATGGAAATGTGATGCATTTACCAATTCCTTTGATTCAGCTGCATCACTCAAAGACCACATAAATGGGGTGGTATCACCTAGCGGCCAGAGCAGGGGCCCTCCAGTTCTATAGACAAGTCCTTAAAGGTAGCAGCTTTCATTACAAGGACTCAGAGATGGGCATACTCAAGTTGTTAGGTCCCTTGTATGCTAGGatcaatttattttttcatGTACCTTGGATCAACGTTGAAATTTTGTTTCCTGCTGCAGCTACGGATCAAAGTGGAAACAAGAACTTGGAAGCCACATATACTCACAGTGAAGAACATGTTTGCTTGGACACTCTGGGACTAGTGAATCGGAAGGCAACGCATTGATGATTTGTTCATTTATGATGACACTCTCCGCCTCTATGCATGATCTGCCATCTTTTTTGCAAGGTGCAGGATTTTATTGAAGGGGGAGATACAAGCAATCTAGGCAGGCCCTCATGGCTTGTTTTTCAGGACATGAAACTGATCTGGTAGTATGGAAGTTCATGAAATTGCCAAACAGCTCGAGCCTAGAGGACAATGTActgtaatttttctttcttacttTTATGAAATGTACAAATTAATTGACAATATTCAAGACCTTGTTACATTTTTGTACTTTATGAACTATGAACTTGAGCAGTTGTGATGAGCTGCTGTCGATGACAAATGGTCACTTTGTAATAAACTGGAAAACGGAATTCCATTGCATAAATTTAAGCACTAAAACATTCTCATCTCAAATCatcaaaactaaaaataaaaaataacctTCTGATTTCAATTTGGATCATCCATACAACTGAATAATTCTTTCTGCCAGATAGTTCTAACAACACAGAGTGAGAATGAGAAGACATAAGAAACAGACTCATCTTTATTAGTTCCTTTGACAACCCCTTTCTCATTATTACATGATGACTTTATTCTGGGGAGGTTTAGGACCACATTTTCTTCCACTGTGCTGAAATTTATAGGTCTAAAACAAAtttacaagaaaacaaaagtgTATTTTCATTAAAGTACTTCACCATCTGAAATCTTCTGCTTGGAGCCACATTGGGATGGAATGCTCCATGATCATCCCTGGGTGCAGCTAAGCTCTTCAACTCGAACTTCAAAAGCTCTGCGTGTCATATTTCACATATGATGTTGCAATAGTTGTATTAAACCCTTGATTTTGTCTGAGATCTTTAATTGTCTTACTCAGAGTTTATTTCCCTCGACTGTTTTGGAGTATTGTTACCGACCGAAAGATTGAATTAAAACAAATTAGCAAAGAGAAGGCAATACATTTGTTATACATCAGAAAAGATGATTACACTAATAGGCCTATTAACAATTTTAAGGTCGTAGGCTGGTAGCTTCAACTAGTTTTGCTAGTTTTTACTTTATAGTTTTGCTAGCTTCAACTACACTAGACGTCCCCAAGAAAGTACTGAAACTTTAAATTGAGACTACAGTAGAATAGGGAGACACATAAATTGATATAACTACTAAACCATAGTTCTATCATTGAGAACTTCAGGCTATTTCAAGAATCAGTTGCATAAAGGAAAGAttatctgaattttttttttttttttctaaatccaaagttaaactaaaaattaaagaaTACACGGTACAAATACATATAAGAAAAAGATTGTATGCCAGGTTTAAGAGATTCTAAGATACATTCATCACACATTCACACAACTAGTGTGCCAGGTTCTCATACCAGTCATACGCATCTTGGCGCACATAATGGAGGGACCAATGCAGTCACTGAATTATTATTCAAATGCTGCCAGGTTCTCATACCAGAACTTTGTATCACAAGTTAAACTAGGTAATTATGTAAATACTGAAAATGAGCAGAATCAAGGGTAATTGCAAGGTGAGAAAATCATTGGCCAATCACTGCTCTTTGGAATCTCATGAACTGAATGAGGACAACGAGATGACTGGGGAACTAAGACTAGAATGAAGTTTAGTTATAATAAATTTTAGTCAAGTAGGGTGGAAATATGACTTCAATGTGAGGAGATTAACATGGAAATAAGATTTTTATTTGGTCAGAAACATGGTCATTGAAGAAATAGCAAACATTATTGTATTTTATTGTACATACTACATACCGTTCAACTGGATCAAAACCAGTACAGACCTCACTAACCGTTCAATCCACAATCCACAGAAATCGAAATTGAGAACTGCAGAAAAGTATATTTTCCATATCCAATGGCGAAGACCATGAGTTGCCAATCTACAATATTGAATTAGAATGATTAATGGGATCTACAGCATATTGCAGACAGTGAATGATATGATGCACCAAATACATTAGCTGCTTACAATTGGTTTTTCGTTAGTTTAACTTTGTGATTACCAACTGAAGAACATTACATGAATGCAATCGGTACACTGGCAATAGCAGATAACAAAGTTTGAGATGTTTAATTCAATGGCTTAAATGAGTGGCATGATCATGAAGTAGCACACTGGCAATAGCAACTTTGCGACCGgtgaccggtcaccggaatccctaATCCGGCTATCGGACTGGTGACAGGATTCCGGCGTCCGAttttattgccctctaataatacccagtaatcatattattgccccccaataaacatattattgcctcctaataaacttgttattgctccccaataacaagtttattggggatcaataattagtgaaaaatgaagatggttttaattttgaaagctttcggaggtttatccaaataaataatcttattattaccccccaataatcttattattgccccaataaacattttattgtcccccagtaatcttattattgcctcccaataatcttattattgccaccaaatcataataaaaaaaacaatcacTACTGGCAAAATTCCCTTCCATTCTCAGTTtaccacaaaaaataaaataaaataaaatttgaccacCCAGAAAATGTTGTgggcagcaaaaaaaaaaagctagaaattgatttgggcacccaatcaccatcTTCACCGCTCTCTTGCATCAAAAACACCTCCTCCATTCCTTCCCAACCTCACAGCTCCCTCGAATTCCGAAAACCCCCAGGATCCGACCTGACGCAGTCGGTCGGGTCCTGCGACTACTCCGATGGAGCCTGGATCTACGACCCTAAAGCTTCTCCCAAGTACGACAACACCTGCAAGGAGATCTTCAAGGACTGGAATTGCATTTCCAGCAACAAATCCAACGGCCGTGAACTCATCAAGTGGAGGTGGAAGCCTAAGCACTGTGATCTGGCGAATCTCCGACACTAACGGCGCCGACATCAAGTCAATGCCGGCCCTAACGGTCAAGAGGTTGAACCGCGACATCAAGTCAATACGAATCGACAGCGAGCTGCAGCGGAGTCTGGGCAAGAGGTTAAACCGCACCGGAGTtggagatcggggagagagatgGTGCCGGCGACGTGGAgagtgaggagagagaggaaataGTGGCATCTATACAATTTCTTAATCATACGAAGGGCAAAACTGTCGTTAAATGTCAAATTGAGTAAATGAGAGTAAAAAGCTCTTAGTAGAGTAAGTGAACAATTTTTAGACTCAAATTGTATAAATAGTCATTATCCCTTCAAATATTTGTCACTAATACAAACGGTTAACCAAATCCTAATATACAGCTATGAATTCAGTTACGCCTTCCACTGATAGATGATGGGTGAATGTTGAACCCTGACAATTATCCTAAAACCATTCGGAAGGAACACTACGAAATAACTCTAGCATCATGCTTCATTGCTTCTCAAATACAGCATATCTGAGGTTTCCAAACCCCActacaaaataatgaaaatattcTTCAATTCAACGTCTAGAATCATCTCCTCCTCTTTCCCTACACACAAAAAAGGACACAATTTAGTTATTAGTCGCCGCCACAACTTATTGGGATTAAATACACAGTGCAATTAGACAAAAGAAACATAGTTAACATACCGTGCTAACATAATCGTCCATAGTTAATTGCTTCCTCTTCTTCAAAGAAGAGGGGCTCTCAGTTGGCTGCCTCCCCGTGCCACGCTTTGATGGTGT
Coding sequences within:
- the LOC133708903 gene encoding serine/threonine-protein kinase PBL27 yields the protein MGGCFPCFGSSNKEGSGGAGGAGVKEVSKKESVKEGSATQSHHVTRVGSDKSKSRNGSDPKKEPPIPKDVPTAHIAAQTFTFRELAAATKNFKPECLLGEGGFGRVYKGRLESTGQVVAVKQLDRNGLQGNREFLVEVLMLSLLHHPNLVNLIGYCADGDQRLLVYEFMPLGSLEDHLHDIPTEKEPLDWNTRMKIAAGAAKGLEYLHDKANPPVIYRDLKSSNILLDEDFHPKLSDFGLAKLGPVGDKTHVSTRVMGTYGYCAPEYAMTGQLTLKSDVYSFGVVFLELITGRKAIDNTRGPGEHNLVAWARPLFKDRRKFPKMADPLLQGRYPMRGLYQALAVAAMCLQEQAATRPLIGDVVTALTYLASQTYDPNAASGHSNRVGPSTPRHKDDRRNMGDGLDSPDEPGRGGRHGSHSYRNSPDFRRKDPNRDLGAGVELGKIETGSGSGRKWGLDGLEQQDSQRDSPVSAGRARETPRNRDLDRERAVAEAKVWGENWREKKRANVMGGSFDGTNE